A single genomic interval of bacterium harbors:
- a CDS encoding FAD-dependent oxidoreductase has protein sequence MAALIDASGRIVEPSRDVPVARDTDVLVVGGGIAGVMAALAAGRCGARTLLAERFGSLGGTGTSAMMNLFYVPYPASRGPIRELFDRLIARGGAIPGDFVVYDPELYKVTALEMLAEANVEILLHTLVSDVVMHDRVLRGIIVENKSGRQAMLSRVTVDASGDADVSARAGAPYVKGRESDGKMRPMTLIFRMGGVDVRRLVDYVKAHPEDFSPDPLQCMLDLDHHMIRVFGFFKLVEEAKARGELWQDCYYFRVESVLPERGVLTVNATRVYGVDGTKAEDLSRAEIETRHQMLQLAAFARGRIPGFERSFILDSASTIGVRETRRIRGEYVMTEDDIIEGRRYSDVVAVDANQQNPRQQGGHPPDGKEGGPQDIEARELIARMFVYEIPYRSLVPQDVDGLLVAGRCISVEHHADVYTRNQGSAMATGVAAGVAAALAAHAGVPPRRVDIGAVQAKLRALGIDLGLLGRLGPSPERLE, from the coding sequence ATGGCAGCCCTGATCGACGCATCCGGCCGGATCGTCGAGCCCTCGCGGGATGTCCCTGTCGCGCGCGACACCGACGTGCTCGTCGTCGGCGGCGGCATCGCCGGCGTCATGGCGGCCCTCGCCGCGGGTCGATGCGGTGCGCGGACCCTGCTGGCCGAGCGGTTCGGGTCGCTCGGTGGGACGGGGACCTCCGCGATGATGAACCTCTTCTACGTCCCCTACCCGGCGTCGCGGGGACCGATCCGAGAGTTGTTCGACCGTCTGATCGCGCGCGGCGGCGCCATCCCCGGCGACTTTGTCGTCTACGACCCTGAGCTGTACAAGGTGACCGCCCTCGAGATGCTCGCCGAGGCGAACGTGGAGATCCTCCTCCACACGCTGGTGAGCGACGTGGTGATGCACGACCGCGTGCTCCGCGGGATCATCGTAGAGAACAAGTCGGGGCGTCAGGCCATGCTGAGCCGTGTGACGGTCGACGCGAGCGGCGACGCGGATGTATCCGCTCGTGCGGGCGCCCCGTACGTGAAGGGGAGAGAGAGCGACGGGAAGATGCGCCCGATGACGCTGATTTTCCGCATGGGCGGCGTCGACGTCAGGAGGCTGGTGGACTACGTCAAGGCGCACCCAGAGGACTTCTCGCCGGATCCGCTGCAGTGCATGCTCGACCTGGACCACCATATGATTCGTGTGTTCGGGTTTTTCAAGCTCGTCGAGGAGGCCAAGGCGCGCGGGGAGCTCTGGCAGGACTGCTACTACTTCCGGGTTGAGTCCGTGCTTCCCGAGCGCGGCGTGCTGACGGTGAACGCCACGCGTGTCTACGGCGTCGATGGCACGAAAGCAGAAGACCTCTCTCGTGCGGAAATCGAAACCCGGCACCAGATGCTGCAGCTGGCCGCGTTCGCCCGCGGGCGCATCCCCGGGTTCGAACGGTCGTTTATCCTCGACTCCGCGAGCACGATCGGCGTCCGGGAGACCCGGCGCATCCGCGGCGAGTACGTCATGACGGAGGACGACATCATCGAAGGACGGCGCTACAGCGACGTGGTGGCCGTCGACGCCAACCAGCAGAACCCTCGTCAGCAGGGCGGCCATCCTCCGGACGGAAAGGAGGGCGGTCCGCAAGACATCGAGGCGCGGGAACTCATTGCGCGTATGTTCGTCTACGAGATCCCGTATCGGTCGTTGGTCCCGCAGGACGTGGACGGCCTGCTCGTCGCGGGGCGGTGTATCTCCGTGGAGCATCACGCCGACGTCTACACTCGCAACCAAGGGTCGGCCATGGCCACCGGCGTCGCGGCGGGGGTGGCGGCGGCGCTCGCGGCTCACGCCGGAGTGCCGCCGAGGCGCGTCGACATCGGGGCCGTGCAGGCCAAGCTGCGGGCGTTGGGGATCGACCTCGGTCTCCTCGGCCGCCTTGGGCCGTCTCCGGAGCGGCTGGAGTGA
- a CDS encoding FAD-dependent oxidoreductase, giving the protein MRARPEVDVLVCGAGTAGAIAAIAAARTGARTLLIEQSGRIGGMASTGMSFLGVSDGGGRRALGGIGAEALDRLTASGAAFADRPDTQVGSVTAADPVALQQVLLDMLLAAGVHLLLHAFCVDVLLDGHRVRGVVVADKAGLELVPSRATVDATGDADIAARSGARFVLGREIDGAMQPATRIFRMAGVDVTAMLAYLREHPEEMSLPERWQGGVDYGPRDLEAPSVVMDAFPTLVAEARAAGVLTVPRDRIGIETGPVPGVVTINATRVHGTDGTDPDALSRAEVETQRQMYEVAQFLRRRVPGFARSWLLDSSPRVGVRESRHVVGQYVLTLEDVLAGRDFPDTVARGAYPLDLHDLRPGAEVLGTRVGGHGVTLRRIERAYGIPLRCLIPETVDALVVAGRAISASHEPAGSVRGQAVCMATGHAAGAIAAVSALAGVVPRRVDVGAVQRTLEEQHAILFYANAPV; this is encoded by the coding sequence ATGCGCGCACGCCCTGAGGTGGACGTCCTCGTGTGCGGCGCGGGGACCGCGGGCGCCATCGCCGCGATCGCCGCGGCCCGAACGGGCGCCCGGACGCTGCTCATCGAGCAGTCGGGACGGATCGGCGGGATGGCGTCGACGGGCATGTCGTTCCTGGGCGTCAGCGACGGCGGTGGGCGGCGCGCGCTCGGGGGGATCGGGGCCGAGGCGCTCGATCGGCTGACGGCCTCCGGGGCGGCCTTTGCCGATCGCCCCGACACCCAAGTCGGGTCGGTCACGGCCGCGGATCCAGTGGCGCTGCAGCAGGTGCTCCTCGACATGCTGCTCGCGGCCGGCGTGCACCTCCTGCTTCACGCCTTCTGCGTCGACGTGTTGCTGGACGGCCACCGGGTTCGGGGCGTGGTCGTCGCCGACAAGGCGGGGCTGGAGCTCGTGCCGTCGCGAGCCACCGTCGATGCGACCGGGGACGCCGACATCGCCGCGAGGTCCGGTGCGCGGTTCGTGCTCGGCCGCGAGATCGACGGGGCGATGCAGCCGGCGACGCGCATCTTCAGGATGGCCGGCGTCGACGTCACGGCGATGCTCGCGTATCTCCGGGAGCATCCCGAGGAGATGAGCCTGCCGGAGCGCTGGCAGGGAGGGGTCGACTACGGGCCTCGTGACCTCGAGGCCCCATCGGTCGTCATGGATGCGTTTCCCACCCTGGTCGCTGAGGCCCGAGCCGCCGGTGTGCTGACCGTGCCGCGTGACCGGATCGGGATCGAAACCGGGCCCGTGCCGGGGGTCGTCACGATCAATGCCACCCGCGTCCACGGCACAGACGGCACCGACCCGGACGCGCTGAGTCGCGCAGAAGTCGAGACCCAGCGGCAAATGTACGAAGTGGCCCAGTTCCTCCGGCGCCGCGTCCCCGGGTTTGCCCGGTCGTGGCTACTGGATTCTTCACCGCGGGTCGGCGTGCGGGAGTCTCGCCATGTCGTGGGCCAGTACGTGCTCACGCTCGAGGACGTGCTGGCGGGTCGGGATTTTCCCGACACGGTCGCGCGGGGCGCCTACCCGCTCGATCTCCATGACCTGCGCCCAGGGGCGGAGGTCCTCGGCACCCGGGTCGGCGGGCACGGCGTCACCCTCCGACGAATCGAGCGCGCGTACGGGATCCCACTCCGCTGTCTCATCCCGGAGACGGTCGATGCCCTCGTGGTCGCGGGACGCGCGATCTCAGCGTCCCACGAGCCCGCGGGCTCGGTCCGCGGCCAGGCGGTGTGCATGGCAACGGGACACGCCGCGGGGGCGATCGCCGCAGTCAGCGCCCTCGCCGGAGTGGTGCCCCGCCGCGTCGATGTCGGCGCCGTGCAACGCACACTTGAAGAACAGCATGCCATCCTTTTCTACGCGAACGCGCCGGTTTGA
- a CDS encoding extracellular solute-binding protein, which translates to MTTLTFLGPKFDEWEAFIKVANRVGKDMGVEVKPEYLPWEDVFKKALIDYKSGVKTWDMVYAYNTWVPGISASKIFTPISDFYTNPANKSLVKPNDFIKETTAGLEYQGKLWAYPTLAAPYMLGYRSDLLANTDEQKAFKAKYGYDLGVPDTYKQLMDESEFFTRKKGEVVGGKAAEEDVYGICMAGKPGGFLFHRYEMVLVAFGADLIYNQKTMMPTVNSKESIAAAKYFVGLHKYQQPGSEGHTGGGTQRVMAAGRCALTMDALDNPLSLVEDPKISKIVGKVKYALLPTQVASRPHAHVADANGPGIYALSTHKDATFKLLAKTLSTEGTKELMKEYPALVPMRASVIEDPQIAKDYPLVVSAMSIVIKGKPWTVFIPPLKEWIQAQEMVETALSAAIAGQKTPEAAMNEAQGKVVDLFKRANYIK; encoded by the coding sequence GTGACCACCCTCACGTTCCTCGGGCCCAAGTTTGACGAATGGGAGGCGTTTATCAAGGTCGCGAACCGCGTGGGTAAGGACATGGGCGTCGAGGTGAAGCCCGAGTACCTGCCCTGGGAGGATGTCTTCAAGAAGGCTCTGATCGACTACAAGTCGGGCGTCAAGACCTGGGATATGGTCTACGCATATAACACGTGGGTCCCGGGGATCTCGGCGTCCAAGATCTTCACCCCCATCAGCGATTTCTATACCAACCCCGCGAACAAGAGCCTCGTGAAGCCGAATGACTTCATCAAAGAGACCACCGCGGGTCTCGAGTATCAGGGCAAGCTCTGGGCGTACCCGACGCTGGCGGCCCCCTACATGCTCGGCTACCGCTCTGATCTTCTGGCCAATACGGACGAGCAGAAGGCGTTCAAGGCCAAGTACGGGTACGACCTCGGCGTGCCGGACACGTACAAGCAGTTAATGGACGAGTCCGAGTTCTTCACGCGCAAGAAGGGTGAGGTGGTTGGTGGCAAGGCCGCGGAAGAAGACGTCTACGGGATCTGCATGGCCGGCAAGCCCGGTGGGTTCCTCTTCCACCGCTATGAGATGGTCCTGGTCGCCTTCGGGGCCGACCTCATTTACAACCAGAAGACCATGATGCCCACCGTCAACTCCAAAGAGAGCATCGCGGCGGCCAAGTACTTCGTGGGGCTCCACAAGTACCAGCAGCCCGGATCGGAGGGCCACACCGGCGGCGGCACCCAGCGAGTCATGGCGGCGGGCCGCTGCGCCCTGACCATGGACGCCTTGGATAACCCGTTGTCGCTCGTTGAAGACCCCAAGATCTCCAAAATCGTCGGGAAGGTGAAGTATGCCCTCCTGCCGACCCAGGTCGCCTCGCGCCCCCACGCCCACGTGGCCGACGCGAACGGCCCGGGGATCTACGCGCTGTCGACCCACAAAGATGCGACGTTCAAGCTGCTCGCAAAGACCCTGTCCACCGAGGGCACGAAGGAGCTCATGAAGGAATATCCGGCGCTGGTCCCGATGCGCGCGTCGGTGATCGAGGATCCTCAAATCGCCAAGGATTACCCGTTGGTCGTCTCGGCGATGAGCATCGTCATCAAGGGCAAACCCTGGACGGTGTTCATCCCGCCGCTCAAAGAGTGGATCCAGGCGCAGGAGATGGTCGAGACGGCGCTGTCCGCGGCGATCGCCGGACAGAAGACCCCAGAAGCCGCCATGAACGAGGCGCAGGGCAAGGTGGTGGACCTGTTCAAGCGCGCCAATTACATCAAATAG
- a CDS encoding sugar ABC transporter permease, translating into MRWATLGRGRFYFFLLMLPAVLYVVAWRIAPALYTILLSFTQYNIVYDSGPTWNHLQNYGRLLHDSGLLESLRISVMFTGAATAVELLVGLGVGAFFDSDPPARNLLLGIFLLPMIMAPVVVGTIWAILFDPTIGPIPYLIQVLHGPRVEWLGSSVLALGGLVVADAWEWSPLLALLLFSAMQTIPREQYEAARVDGSSGWQLFWRVVLPQVRGMVIVAAGLRFMDALLELDKVIVMTGGGPGASTGFVSYYVYRQAFQAYELGYASTVITGLLVLLAVVYGLYLRNSSRMLRSANV; encoded by the coding sequence ATGAGATGGGCGACGCTTGGGCGGGGGCGGTTCTACTTTTTCCTGCTCATGCTCCCGGCGGTCCTCTACGTGGTGGCCTGGCGGATCGCCCCCGCGTTGTATACGATCTTGCTCAGCTTCACGCAGTACAACATCGTCTATGACTCGGGCCCGACGTGGAACCACCTGCAGAACTACGGGCGCCTCCTCCACGACAGCGGCCTGCTGGAATCGCTGAGGATTTCGGTGATGTTTACAGGCGCGGCGACCGCGGTCGAGCTGCTGGTCGGGCTAGGCGTGGGCGCATTCTTCGACAGCGACCCGCCCGCCCGGAACCTGCTCCTGGGCATCTTTCTCCTCCCCATGATCATGGCGCCCGTCGTCGTGGGGACCATTTGGGCCATTCTCTTTGATCCTACGATCGGCCCGATCCCGTATCTCATCCAGGTCCTGCACGGGCCCCGGGTCGAGTGGCTGGGGTCGTCGGTTTTGGCGTTGGGCGGGCTCGTGGTCGCGGACGCGTGGGAATGGTCGCCCCTGTTAGCGCTGTTGCTGTTCTCGGCCATGCAGACCATTCCACGGGAGCAGTATGAAGCGGCGCGGGTCGACGGATCGTCGGGATGGCAACTGTTCTGGCGGGTCGTTCTGCCGCAGGTCCGCGGCATGGTCATCGTCGCGGCGGGACTCCGGTTCATGGACGCGCTGCTGGAGCTCGACAAGGTGATCGTCATGACAGGGGGCGGGCCGGGAGCCTCGACGGGATTCGTTAGCTATTACGTGTACAGACAGGCGTTCCAAGCGTACGAGCTCGGGTACGCCTCGACGGTGATCACCGGATTGCTCGTGCTGCTCGCGGTCGTGTACGGGCTCTATTTGCGCAACTCGAGCCGGATGCTGAGGTCGGCCAATGTCTGA
- a CDS encoding carbohydrate ABC transporter permease: MSEVGSDAVSSGGRGRVAHVGRKTRWGHVLGTVFVLAWTLPPFLYLILLSVKPEPLMVERSVLIFWPTFERYRDVVISNFGAPIWTSLVTSTTGALFTLILASLAGVTFSFLDFRGKAALFLLILLPRMFPPVTTLIPIQLTMKTLGLLDTRTALIILFTGFQIPLAIWVMRTFFDEIPRELVESAALDGASLPTIVTRVVLPLAGPGLLTAFILSFIFNWNEFLFPLVVTGLNAKTGSVVLMSFDTGYKKLQYGSLAVLGVVMTVPVILFVLSFRAALVRGLTAGALKS, from the coding sequence ATGTCTGAGGTGGGGTCCGACGCCGTCAGCAGTGGTGGCCGGGGACGGGTCGCCCACGTCGGCAGGAAAACGCGATGGGGGCACGTCTTGGGCACCGTGTTCGTCCTAGCCTGGACGTTGCCCCCGTTCCTCTACCTGATCCTCCTATCCGTCAAGCCCGAGCCCCTCATGGTTGAGCGGTCCGTCTTGATCTTTTGGCCCACCTTCGAGCGCTATCGCGATGTCGTCATCAGCAATTTCGGCGCTCCGATCTGGACTAGTCTTGTGACCTCGACGACGGGAGCGTTGTTCACGCTGATTCTCGCCAGTCTAGCCGGAGTCACGTTCAGCTTCCTGGATTTCCGCGGCAAGGCGGCCCTGTTCTTGCTGATCCTGTTGCCGCGGATGTTCCCGCCGGTCACGACCCTGATTCCGATTCAACTCACGATGAAAACGCTCGGCCTCCTCGACACGAGGACGGCACTGATCATCCTTTTCACGGGCTTTCAGATTCCGTTGGCGATTTGGGTGATGCGCACGTTCTTCGACGAGATCCCTCGGGAGCTGGTGGAGAGCGCGGCGCTGGACGGCGCCTCGCTGCCGACGATCGTCACCCGGGTGGTGCTTCCCCTAGCAGGCCCCGGCCTGCTAACGGCGTTCATCCTGAGCTTCATCTTCAACTGGAACGAGTTCCTCTTCCCATTGGTCGTGACGGGTCTCAACGCCAAGACGGGGTCGGTGGTGCTCATGTCCTTCGATACCGGTTACAAGAAACTGCAGTATGGATCGCTGGCCGTGCTCGGCGTGGTGATGACGGTGCCCGTGATTCTTTTCGTGCTGTCCTTCCGCGCCGCCCTGGTGCGGGGCCTCACCGCCGGTGCCCTAAAAAGTTAA
- a CDS encoding NAD(P)/FAD-dependent oxidoreductase — protein sequence MNATAQDAIIVGGGHNGLVCAAYLAKAGLNVLVLERRDVLGGACVTEELFPGHRFSACSYYCHLLQTKVIEDLALRRHGFHVYHLDPQMFYPFPDGRGLLMWDAVERTQDAIGQFSKRDASAYPKWVAFWERAARLIQPYLLTPPPTLAELGAKVRGTPDEGFLDLLVSASMKDIVIGFFENEAVRGALVYAQDSGDPASPGSAWVRAYMSCETLNPPENVGIVKGGMGAITQAMAAAARSFGATVDTGITVERILVEQGRAIGVRLADGTEIRSRLVVSNADPKRTFLKLIDRKHLTSDFVESVERLKTNAASLKFHAALNRLPDFSRYFNGDYDPRYVAFVRMCPSVEYFEQTWDDAKRGQPAKRPVLHVQIPSGYDSTMAPEGKHSMSVWATYAPVRLKEGTWETRREEIGGRLIDLLVEYVPDFRDCLIDWELFTPFDMEQRLGLTNGNIRHLDIVPSQFLGNRPLPGWTHYRTPIGGLYLCGAGVHPGGEVTGAPGHNAAQAILTDGSPRG from the coding sequence TTGAACGCAACGGCGCAAGATGCGATCATTGTCGGCGGCGGTCATAATGGATTGGTCTGTGCCGCGTACCTTGCGAAGGCGGGCTTGAATGTCCTGGTGTTGGAACGACGGGACGTCCTCGGCGGCGCATGCGTGACGGAGGAGTTATTTCCTGGACATCGATTCTCTGCCTGCTCGTACTACTGCCACCTTCTGCAAACGAAGGTGATCGAAGACCTGGCGCTACGCCGCCACGGTTTCCATGTCTATCATCTCGACCCGCAGATGTTCTATCCATTTCCAGATGGACGCGGGCTCCTGATGTGGGATGCGGTCGAGCGGACACAGGATGCCATCGGGCAGTTTTCGAAGCGTGACGCCTCCGCCTATCCCAAATGGGTCGCCTTTTGGGAACGGGCAGCCAGGTTGATCCAGCCGTACCTCCTGACCCCGCCTCCGACGCTTGCGGAGCTGGGGGCAAAGGTCCGAGGCACACCAGACGAGGGCTTTTTGGACCTGTTGGTCAGCGCGAGCATGAAGGATATTGTGATCGGCTTTTTCGAGAACGAGGCCGTGCGCGGCGCCCTGGTCTACGCTCAGGACTCCGGAGACCCAGCCTCTCCTGGTAGCGCCTGGGTCCGCGCGTACATGAGTTGCGAAACCCTGAATCCCCCAGAAAATGTCGGCATCGTCAAAGGCGGGATGGGGGCCATCACGCAGGCCATGGCAGCCGCGGCGCGGTCATTCGGCGCGACGGTGGACACGGGAATCACGGTCGAGAGGATACTCGTCGAGCAGGGCCGCGCCATAGGAGTCCGGTTGGCAGATGGCACGGAAATCCGGAGCCGCCTCGTTGTCTCGAACGCCGATCCCAAACGCACATTCTTGAAGTTGATCGACCGGAAGCACTTGACGTCCGATTTCGTGGAAAGCGTCGAGCGTCTCAAGACGAACGCCGCGTCGCTCAAGTTTCACGCAGCCCTGAACAGGTTGCCCGATTTCTCCCGCTATTTCAACGGCGACTACGACCCGCGGTACGTGGCCTTCGTCAGGATGTGCCCATCGGTGGAATATTTTGAGCAGACCTGGGACGACGCGAAGCGTGGGCAGCCAGCGAAAAGACCTGTCTTGCATGTGCAAATCCCGTCAGGCTATGATTCCACGATGGCACCTGAAGGGAAGCACAGCATGTCCGTTTGGGCGACGTACGCACCCGTGCGTCTAAAGGAGGGGACGTGGGAGACGAGGCGCGAGGAGATCGGCGGGAGGTTGATTGACTTGCTGGTCGAGTATGTGCCGGACTTCCGAGATTGCCTCATCGACTGGGAGCTCTTTACGCCTTTCGATATGGAGCAGCGCCTGGGGTTGACCAACGGGAATATCCGGCATCTGGATATCGTCCCGAGCCAGTTTCTCGGCAACCGTCCGCTCCCCGGTTGGACACACTACCGCACACCGATCGGGGGTCTCTACCTTTGTGGGGCGGGCGTGCATCCGGGAGGAGAAGTCACGGGCGCGCCCGGGCATAATGCGGCGCAGGCAATCCTGACTGATGGCAGCCCCCGCGGATGA
- a CDS encoding DegT/DnrJ/EryC1/StrS family aminotransferase has translation MAVAARLAIDGGTPVRATPLLPGWPGGLLIGEEEKAAVLEVIESQSLFRHYGPRPLHRAQGLERAFADMMGVKHGLAVTSGTGALITSLAASGIGPGDEVAVPTYTWIATVSAVVILGAVPLFVDIDESLNMDPAALEAALTPHTRAVVPVHMRGAAADLQPIVDVARKRDLAVVEDSAQAVGARYRGRRLGTFGQFGAYSLQYHKTITTGEGGIVVTDDDRLYERAVRFHDQGSVRMEELDETTPGASQLIIGINFRMTELTAAVGLAQLKKMDWIIEQMRRHQRRIKAEIRGISGIALRKLPDEDGETAATLIFFAPTASQAERFARALIAENIPASVPWWSGQHVYNHFDQIIERRLLSHRKCSWECPQYKGSASLRKGQFPRTDSILKRAVHLDIHPLFTDRDVEDITAGIRKVAQAVL, from the coding sequence ATGGCGGTAGCGGCGCGTCTGGCAATCGACGGGGGGACACCGGTGCGCGCGACCCCCCTCCTGCCCGGGTGGCCCGGGGGGTTGCTGATCGGCGAGGAGGAGAAGGCGGCGGTCCTCGAGGTCATTGAGAGCCAGTCGCTCTTCCGCCACTACGGGCCGCGTCCGCTCCACCGCGCGCAAGGGCTGGAGCGCGCGTTTGCCGACATGATGGGGGTCAAGCACGGGCTCGCCGTGACGTCGGGGACCGGTGCCTTGATCACGTCGCTGGCCGCATCGGGCATCGGTCCGGGCGACGAGGTGGCGGTGCCGACCTATACATGGATCGCCACCGTGAGCGCCGTCGTCATCCTCGGGGCCGTCCCCCTGTTTGTCGACATCGACGAGTCGCTCAACATGGATCCGGCCGCGCTCGAGGCCGCCCTGACCCCCCACACCCGGGCCGTGGTCCCCGTCCACATGCGGGGAGCCGCCGCCGATCTCCAGCCCATCGTCGACGTAGCGCGAAAGCGCGATCTCGCGGTCGTGGAAGACTCCGCGCAGGCCGTGGGAGCCCGCTACCGCGGCCGGCGCCTCGGGACGTTCGGCCAGTTTGGGGCCTACAGCCTCCAATACCACAAGACCATCACCACCGGAGAAGGCGGCATCGTGGTCACAGACGACGACCGCCTGTACGAGCGGGCCGTGCGGTTCCACGATCAGGGGTCGGTGCGAATGGAAGAGCTCGACGAAACAACGCCCGGGGCCAGCCAGCTGATCATCGGCATCAACTTCCGCATGACGGAGTTGACGGCGGCGGTCGGGTTGGCGCAGCTGAAGAAGATGGACTGGATCATCGAGCAAATGCGCAGGCACCAGCGCCGCATCAAAGCCGAGATCCGCGGCATCTCCGGGATCGCGCTGCGAAAGCTCCCCGACGAAGACGGCGAGACGGCTGCCACGTTGATCTTCTTCGCGCCCACCGCTTCGCAGGCCGAGCGATTCGCGAGGGCCCTGATCGCGGAGAACATTCCGGCGAGCGTGCCGTGGTGGAGCGGGCAGCACGTGTACAACCACTTCGATCAGATCATCGAGCGGCGCCTCCTGTCACACCGGAAGTGCTCGTGGGAGTGCCCTCAGTACAAGGGGAGCGCGTCGCTGCGCAAGGGCCAGTTCCCGCGCACCGACTCGATCCTCAAGCGGGCGGTCCACCTCGACATCCACCCCCTCTTCACGGACCGGGACGTCGAGGACATCACCGCGGGAATCCGAAAGGTCGCGCAGGCGGTGCTGTGA
- a CDS encoding Gfo/Idh/MocA family oxidoreductase gives MTVEAERRIGIGVIGYDGVAKAHLQAILRVATIFWPPPVRPVLVALAGRSADRVQQAAQRYGAQAAYTDWRRLIEDRRVELLINAGPNHLHADPCVAALSRGFHVLCEKPLARSSAEAAKMRDAAARAGVVHMAGYNYRFIPAVLLARQIILEGRLGRVHHFRARFCDDSMVDPTVPYSWRHSRAQAGSGVIGDLAAHAIDLAHFLVGDVSAVSATARVFVDRRPRAQGGEGIVDVEDAIEAVVEFAGGAVGTLDASTFCPGRKNFLTLEVNGTLGSLVFNLERLNELEVFFRGDAVNGFRTVMVTEHHHPYGGRWWPPGHIIGWEQTFVHQLHRFLTAVAEQGQVGPEGATFEDGHRCAVVCDLLDQAAREGRRVDLAGFAASQA, from the coding sequence GTGACGGTCGAGGCGGAACGGCGGATCGGGATCGGCGTCATCGGCTACGATGGCGTAGCGAAGGCCCATCTTCAGGCGATCCTGCGCGTGGCCACCATCTTCTGGCCGCCCCCCGTCCGCCCGGTGCTGGTGGCGCTGGCGGGGCGGTCCGCCGATCGGGTGCAGCAGGCGGCCCAACGATACGGGGCGCAGGCGGCGTACACGGACTGGCGCCGCCTGATCGAGGACCGTCGCGTCGAGCTCCTCATCAACGCCGGCCCGAACCACCTGCACGCCGACCCCTGTGTGGCCGCGCTCTCCCGGGGGTTCCACGTGCTCTGCGAGAAACCGCTGGCGCGGTCGTCCGCCGAGGCGGCGAAGATGCGGGACGCCGCGGCGCGCGCCGGGGTCGTCCACATGGCCGGCTACAACTACCGGTTCATCCCGGCCGTGCTGCTCGCCAGGCAGATCATCCTGGAGGGCCGCCTCGGGCGGGTGCATCACTTCCGGGCGCGGTTCTGCGACGACTCGATGGTGGATCCGACCGTCCCCTACAGCTGGCGCCACAGCCGGGCGCAGGCCGGCAGCGGGGTCATCGGCGACCTGGCCGCTCACGCGATCGATCTCGCGCATTTCCTCGTGGGCGACGTGAGCGCGGTGAGCGCGACCGCGCGGGTATTCGTGGACCGGCGCCCGCGCGCGCAGGGCGGAGAAGGGATCGTCGACGTCGAAGACGCGATCGAAGCGGTGGTCGAATTCGCCGGCGGGGCGGTGGGGACGCTTGACGCCAGCACCTTCTGTCCCGGCCGCAAGAACTTCTTGACCCTCGAGGTGAACGGCACACTCGGCTCGCTCGTCTTCAACCTGGAGCGCCTGAACGAGCTGGAGGTGTTCTTCCGAGGCGATGCGGTGAACGGGTTCCGGACGGTCATGGTGACCGAGCACCATCACCCCTACGGCGGGCGCTGGTGGCCGCCGGGCCACATCATCGGCTGGGAGCAGACGTTCGTGCACCAGCTGCACCGCTTCCTCACCGCGGTGGCGGAGCAAGGTCAGGTCGGACCGGAAGGCGCCACGTTCGAGGACGGGCATCGCTGCGCCGTCGTCTGCGACCTCCTCGACCAGGCCGCGCGGGAAGGACGCCGGGTTGACCTCGCCGGATTCGCTGCCTCGCAGGCCTGA